The DNA window TAgtaatacatattatatttttcagcCAACCAAAATGAACGCATGAACAACATTTTTCctaatataatttcaaatttaaatcaatcGCATAATCACTATGATTAGTTATATATCTTCCACCTTtcatacttttgttttttcacaATAACAGGTGCATACTTACGTGTCTGACAGCCTTGTCCAAATCACAATCAGCGAAGATAATTAGCGGGCTCTTGCCGCCCAGCTCCAGGGAGCATTTTTTAAGGTTGGAGTCTGCGCAGGACTTCATAATGTGCTTGCCAATGGGCGTGGACCCGGTGAAACCAAGTTTGCGGACCAGCTTATGGTCTGCCACTGCCTGTCCTGCATCTGAACCTTTTCCAGGCAGGACATTGATCACGCCTGCGGGAAATCCGGCCTGGACAGTTAGCTCTGCAAACTTTAGAGCAGTCAGCGGGCAGGTCTGGGCTGGCTTTATGAGACATGTATTCCCGGCGGCAATGCAGGCGGCCATTTTCCAGGAAAGCATCATCAGAGGGTAGTTCCAAGGCGTTATTAACCCGCATACACCGATTGGCTCCTTACGGGTGAAGGTTAATACGTTGTTAGGTCTCGCTGGGTTAACGGGAATCGTGTTGCCCTGGATTTTGTCGCACCATCCGGCAAAGTAGCGCCACGCTTCGATGGACATTCCAACGTGGGTTTTCAGGGCTAGCGTGTAAACCGCTCCCGAGTCGACTGACTCAATAGTGGCCAGCTCCTCCTTATTTCGTTCCATCAGATCAGCCAAGTTGAGCATCATTTGACCTCGTTGTCTGGGTGTTATCTGTTTCCAGGGTCCATAAAAAGCAGAGTGGGCTGCTTGCACTGCCTTGTCCACGTCGGTGGCCGAGGCGCAGGCCACTTTACAAAGCACTTCCTCAGTGGTTGGGTTAACAATTTCCAAAGTTCGTTGAGCCTCGGCGTCAACAAACTCGCCGTTTATAAAAAGTTGCGTTGGCACTCGGATCTCTCTTTTGTTGGCCCTCAGCGTGAATGCTTCAAATTCGAGTTGCTGGTCGCCGGAGCAGGCACTTCCCAGTCGAAGAAACCTAACCAGCTCGCTAAAGAACTCCTCAAACACGGGGGCCATGAAAACTTGCTCGTTCTGCAGCGGCACGTCAAAGGCATCTTTTACCTCCTCGACTAAGCGTACCACGTCCATTGAACCTGCGCCGGATGCAAAGAAATCGGTCGATGAGTCGATTTCATCCTTGAGTATTGCCTTCCAAATTCCGGCCAGCAACGTTCGCTTCGCCAGTTCGTCTTCGCTAAAATCGGTTATAGACTGATCCTCAGCTTGATTAAACCACTCGCTCGCGCTGATTACCTTTGTGCCACGCTTAATGCGGCGAATGTTGACAAAGACACCGTCGGTTCCCTCTATAAGAAGACCACCGCTGTGAATCCAGGCGGGTTTGGTTAGACCCCTTAGCCGTAGAACCTTTCCATTCGACACGGGTCCACCTGAGTACAGATGAGCTCCAAAGAGTCGAATTTGCTCCTCTGAGCCATTATCATGCAGAGCCGTGGCTATGGCTCCAGGAACTGAGTCCAGACCGCGAACAAAGTTCCAAATTTTTTCAGCTGGGGCCTGAAGATTGATTATctgattttcagttttaaacATAGCTGGGTCGTAGGTTGCCCCCACTTCCGCCTGGATTATCTTGGGTGCCGTTCCACTGGCCACCATGTCCACAGCGACACCCATAGCCTTTACACCTTCGGGGTATAGGAAGCGCTTGTATATGGTGTCCAGCGTGTCCGTGGGTTCCAGGTTCGTTTGCCGGGTTAGCAGCAAGGGTCCTGTGTCAAGACCGTCATCAGCCCAAAAAATGCTGAAGCCGGCCACTTCATCGCCCTCGATCAGGGTCCACGATATGGCACTAGCTCCGCGGTGACGTGGCAGGATAGACGGATGGTAACAAATGCTCCCCAATACCGCTCCGTCAATCACCTCCATGGGAATGAATTGAGAACAGAAGGGCAAAACATTTAGAGTAGCGCCCACAGACTTGTATTGTTCCAAGACCTCTGGCAGTGCTATTCCCTTGCGACGCCAGCTTGCGAACTTGAAAACAGGTATATTGTGGATGGTAGCAGTAGTTGCCAAAATGTCCTCTCGACTGCCTTTATCTGGAATAGTGAAGACTCCTACAATTTGGATATTTGAGCGCTCCAACAGAAGCTCCAAAACATCAGCAGCGAAATTGCTCTGTCCTATAATtgcgatttttatttttagctgaAAAGCACAAGgagataaaaagaaaacaaaatttagaatgatttttaatttgttaagaTTGGACacatgaaataaaaaatttttatttcacttttttctttctattaaaacttttaaaatttttcccTTGATATGCcgctagctgagtaacgggtatctgaaTGTCTAGAGAAAAGCGGGCTCTCTTTgttgtatacatttttagcTCAATATATCAAACTTCTAGTCTAAGTATTTAAACATTTGTGTTATAAATGAAGCTATAAAAGCCTACGATGCCTACCAACGTACCATAAACAATATTTCAgttataaacaagagagagtGCTATGGTCGAGTTCGACTACTCAGTCGaaccgttactcagctagtggaagcgCGAACAAGAagttttgacatttttctggcatataagggaaaaaatattaaaattataaacgCTGTTTTTCTAGATCCTGTTGGCCGAgatattatgcaaatttatatggCTGACACTATCATATACGTTTTTTATTActtataaaatggaaaaaattttCTCGGACGTACAGTTCAAAACGGATGGATTTGGCCTGGCTCTGAAAAGACTGCTATCCTGACGACTGTTAAAGCATTGCAGTAGTTTGTAGGGCTGACTGGCTTTGTTCGCAAGTTGATAAGAGGATACACACACATAGCTCGACCATTAACCTACTGAAAAAGGATTCTGAATTTAGGATAGACACCACGGAGGTAAACGTATTTATTCAGTTGAAGAATAGCCTTTGCCCTGAACCAGTTCGGGTCGCT is part of the Drosophila yakuba strain Tai18E2 chromosome 2R, Prin_Dyak_Tai18E2_2.1, whole genome shotgun sequence genome and encodes:
- the LOC6529215 gene encoding cytosolic 10-formyltetrahydrofolate dehydrogenase isoform X1, producing the protein MLYLKIKIAIIGQSNFAADVLELLLERSNIQIVGVFTIPDKGSREDILATTATIHNIPVFKFASWRRKGIALPEVLEQYKSVGATLNVLPFCSQFIPMEVIDGAVLGSICYHPSILPRHRGASAISWTLIEGDEVAGFSIFWADDGLDTGPLLLTRQTNLEPTDTLDTIYKRFLYPEGVKAMGVAVDMVASGTAPKIIQAEVGATYDPAMFKTENQIINLQAPAEKIWNFVRGLDSVPGAIATALHDNGSEEQIRLFGAHLYSGGPVSNGKVLRLRGLTKPAWIHSGGLLIEGTDGVFVNIRRIKRGTKVISASEWFNQAEDQSITDFSEDELAKRTLLAGIWKAILKDEIDSSTDFFASGAGSMDVVRLVEEVKDAFDVPLQNEQVFMAPVFEEFFSELVRFLRLGSACSGDQQLEFEAFTLRANKREIRVPTQLFINGEFVDAEAQRTLEIVNPTTEEVLCKVACASATDVDKAVQAAHSAFYGPWKQITPRQRGQMMLNLADLMERNKEELATIESVDSGAVYTLALKTHVGMSIEAWRYFAGWCDKIQGNTIPVNPARPNNVLTFTRKEPIGVCGLITPWNYPLMMLSWKMAACIAAGNTCLIKPAQTCPLTALKFAELTVQAGFPAGVINVLPGKGSDAGQAVADHKLVRKLGFTGSTPIGKHIMKSCADSNLKKCSLELGGKSPLIIFADCDLDKAVRHGMSSVFFNKGENCIAAGRLFVEDRIHDEFIRRVLKDLRTMTIGDPLDRATAHGPQNHKAHFDKLLEFCKRGVDEGAKLVYGGCRVPHLKGYFFTPTVFTNVTDDMFIAQEESFGPIMIISKFSGSDVDSLMQRANRTEYGLASGVFTKDIGKALSFADNIEAGTVFVNVYNKTDVAAPFGGFKQSGYGKDLGHEALNEYLKTKCVTVEY
- the LOC6529215 gene encoding cytosolic 10-formyltetrahydrofolate dehydrogenase isoform X2; the encoded protein is MALKIKIAIIGQSNFAADVLELLLERSNIQIVGVFTIPDKGSREDILATTATIHNIPVFKFASWRRKGIALPEVLEQYKSVGATLNVLPFCSQFIPMEVIDGAVLGSICYHPSILPRHRGASAISWTLIEGDEVAGFSIFWADDGLDTGPLLLTRQTNLEPTDTLDTIYKRFLYPEGVKAMGVAVDMVASGTAPKIIQAEVGATYDPAMFKTENQIINLQAPAEKIWNFVRGLDSVPGAIATALHDNGSEEQIRLFGAHLYSGGPVSNGKVLRLRGLTKPAWIHSGGLLIEGTDGVFVNIRRIKRGTKVISASEWFNQAEDQSITDFSEDELAKRTLLAGIWKAILKDEIDSSTDFFASGAGSMDVVRLVEEVKDAFDVPLQNEQVFMAPVFEEFFSELVRFLRLGSACSGDQQLEFEAFTLRANKREIRVPTQLFINGEFVDAEAQRTLEIVNPTTEEVLCKVACASATDVDKAVQAAHSAFYGPWKQITPRQRGQMMLNLADLMERNKEELATIESVDSGAVYTLALKTHVGMSIEAWRYFAGWCDKIQGNTIPVNPARPNNVLTFTRKEPIGVCGLITPWNYPLMMLSWKMAACIAAGNTCLIKPAQTCPLTALKFAELTVQAGFPAGVINVLPGKGSDAGQAVADHKLVRKLGFTGSTPIGKHIMKSCADSNLKKCSLELGGKSPLIIFADCDLDKAVRHGMSSVFFNKGENCIAAGRLFVEDRIHDEFIRRVLKDLRTMTIGDPLDRATAHGPQNHKAHFDKLLEFCKRGVDEGAKLVYGGCRVPHLKGYFFTPTVFTNVTDDMFIAQEESFGPIMIISKFSGSDVDSLMQRANRTEYGLASGVFTKDIGKALSFADNIEAGTVFVNVYNKTDVAAPFGGFKQSGYGKDLGHEALNEYLKTKCVTVEY